From one Maridesulfovibrio frigidus DSM 17176 genomic stretch:
- a CDS encoding ABC transporter substrate-binding protein: MKKIIISMAAIAAMLFASTAFATVKVGVLSDLTGPTSSVGVPYAQGIKDCVAYVNANGGIDGDQIELIQVDYAYNVQQALSAYKRFKSAGIIALQGWGTGDTEALVRFVKRDKIPVFSASYSAHLMNPANAPYNFTIAPDYSTQGRAGLKYIKDSWKEARAPRIAFVYPDKPYGHTPLPAMKEYAKELGFEVTGDETLDLKAMDATPQILGLKKHKADFVWVGGTTPSTAVLMKDSKKLGFTGKFLVNIWGNDENLAKMAGPACEGNLGIQAASVYGQDVPGMKMIEAETKGEPQMTHYMRGFVSTMVMVEGMKKAKANGELNGEGIKNALETMRDYDPMGLAPAISYYPEDHRPSMAVNICTVKDGKLEFLETVSLDRDDKWLGK, from the coding sequence ATGAAAAAGATCATAATTTCAATGGCGGCAATAGCGGCAATGCTTTTCGCTTCCACAGCTTTTGCTACAGTTAAAGTCGGTGTACTTTCTGACCTTACAGGTCCTACTTCCAGCGTAGGTGTTCCTTACGCTCAGGGCATTAAAGATTGTGTAGCCTACGTTAACGCTAACGGCGGAATCGACGGCGACCAGATCGAACTTATTCAAGTAGATTACGCTTACAACGTGCAGCAGGCACTTTCCGCATACAAACGTTTCAAATCTGCTGGCATCATTGCCTTGCAGGGCTGGGGAACTGGCGACACTGAAGCTCTGGTACGCTTTGTCAAACGTGATAAAATACCTGTATTTTCAGCTTCCTACTCTGCTCATCTCATGAACCCAGCTAATGCACCTTACAACTTCACAATCGCACCTGATTACTCCACACAGGGCCGCGCAGGACTGAAGTACATCAAAGATTCATGGAAAGAAGCACGCGCACCACGCATCGCTTTTGTCTACCCAGATAAACCATACGGTCACACTCCTCTTCCAGCTATGAAAGAATACGCTAAAGAGCTTGGCTTTGAAGTAACAGGAGACGAAACTCTTGACCTTAAAGCTATGGACGCAACTCCTCAGATTCTTGGCCTGAAAAAGCATAAGGCAGACTTCGTATGGGTTGGCGGAACAACTCCTTCCACAGCTGTACTTATGAAAGACTCTAAGAAGTTAGGTTTCACCGGTAAGTTCCTCGTAAATATCTGGGGAAATGACGAAAACCTTGCCAAAATGGCTGGCCCTGCTTGTGAAGGCAATCTCGGAATTCAGGCTGCTTCTGTCTACGGACAGGATGTCCCCGGTATGAAGATGATTGAAGCTGAAACAAAAGGTGAGCCACAGATGACTCATTACATGCGCGGATTCGTATCCACCATGGTTATGGTCGAAGGTATGAAGAAAGCAAAAGCTAACGGCGAACTCAATGGTGAAGGCATCAAAAACGCACTTGAAACAATGCGAGATTACGATCCAATGGGACTTGCTCCTGCAATCAGCTACTACCCTGAAGATCACAGACCAAGCATGGCTGTTAACATCTGTACTGTTAAAGACGGCAAGCTTGAGTTCTTGGAAACAGTTTCTTTAGATCGCGACGACAAGTGGCTCGGCAAATAA
- a CDS encoding ABC transporter ATP-binding protein, whose protein sequence is MSLLNVQNLEVVYNDVVLVLKGLSLSVEKGSITTLLGANGAGKSTTLKAISGLLEGEDGKATSGTILYKGKPMSSKSPEKTVRQGIFQVMEGRRIFEDLTVEENLRCGAYTQPAKNFSTNLEKVYAYFPRLLERRTQLAGYMSGGEQQMLAIGRAVMACPELLLLDEPSLGLAPLLVEEIFDIVKKINKEEGVTVLLVEQNARMALSLADYGYIMENGRIVMDGKGSELLHNPDVQEFYLGLSHGGEKRSYRDVKHYRRRKRWLG, encoded by the coding sequence ATGAGTCTGCTAAACGTTCAAAATCTTGAAGTCGTATACAACGATGTTGTGCTGGTTTTGAAAGGTCTTTCTTTAAGTGTCGAAAAGGGCAGTATTACCACCCTGCTTGGCGCAAATGGTGCGGGTAAATCAACCACCTTAAAAGCTATCTCCGGCCTACTTGAAGGAGAAGACGGTAAAGCTACCTCCGGTACAATTCTCTATAAGGGAAAACCGATGAGCAGCAAAAGCCCCGAAAAAACCGTGCGCCAAGGAATTTTTCAGGTAATGGAAGGGCGTCGCATTTTCGAAGACCTCACAGTTGAGGAAAACCTTCGTTGCGGAGCCTACACCCAGCCTGCCAAAAACTTTTCAACTAACCTTGAAAAAGTTTACGCATATTTCCCAAGACTGCTCGAACGCAGAACACAGCTTGCAGGGTACATGTCCGGCGGAGAACAGCAGATGCTAGCCATCGGCAGAGCTGTAATGGCCTGTCCCGAGCTGCTTCTTCTCGACGAGCCATCTCTAGGACTAGCGCCGCTTCTAGTAGAAGAAATTTTTGATATCGTTAAAAAAATCAACAAAGAAGAAGGCGTAACTGTCCTTCTAGTTGAGCAGAATGCCCGCATGGCCCTTTCCCTAGCCGACTACGGTTACATAATGGAAAATGGCCGAATTGTTATGGACGGCAAAGGTTCAGAACTATTACATAACCCAGATGTTCAAGAATTCTATCTCGGCCTATCACATGGCGGAGAAAAACGAAGCTATCGAGACGTAAAACACTACCGCCGCAGAAAACGCTGGCTTGGTTAA
- a CDS encoding phenylacetate--CoA ligase family protein has protein sequence MDRSNGIYDQVEQDSPEDRAARQLDKVQTVIATAMKSSGEFKARMKAAGLNAEDIKDLDSFSKIPVLRKKELLGLQQDKGLGWLLTAAPGELSRIYQSPGPLFDPEGREKDYWGWTEGFYAAGFRPGDLVQMTFSYHLTPAGLMLEEPLREIGCAVIPAGPGNSAVQSQLMTSLPVTGFVGMTSFLKVIADKASAAGMDLKKDFNLDVAFVAAERLPESLRTEVEEAFGMKVRQGYGTADVGCLAYECLELGGMHVSSRCYVEICDPQTGSPLPMGEMGEVVVTPYTLSYPLIRFGTGDLSRMVDTPCACGRTAPKLAGILGRVDDTAKVKGQFIYPTQVAQVVATFPQIKKHQVVITNEGGRDLLTLKLQLSAALDESAFIPAFQEMVKLRPTLEQLNSSEQIEDGAAPLVDLRTYE, from the coding sequence ATGGATAGATCAAACGGAATTTATGATCAGGTCGAGCAGGATTCACCAGAAGATCGTGCGGCTAGACAGCTTGATAAAGTACAGACTGTAATCGCTACGGCAATGAAATCATCCGGTGAATTTAAGGCACGCATGAAAGCGGCTGGACTTAATGCCGAAGATATAAAAGACCTTGATAGTTTTTCCAAAATCCCTGTTCTTCGCAAAAAAGAGCTTCTTGGACTGCAACAGGATAAAGGCTTGGGCTGGCTTCTTACTGCCGCTCCTGGTGAGCTTAGTAGAATATATCAGTCGCCGGGTCCTTTGTTTGATCCTGAAGGACGCGAAAAAGACTATTGGGGCTGGACAGAAGGTTTCTATGCGGCGGGTTTCCGTCCGGGCGATTTGGTTCAGATGACATTTAGTTATCACCTTACTCCTGCAGGATTGATGCTTGAAGAGCCTCTGCGCGAAATTGGCTGTGCGGTTATTCCCGCTGGTCCCGGCAATTCTGCTGTTCAGTCACAGCTCATGACCTCGCTTCCTGTTACTGGATTTGTGGGCATGACCAGCTTCCTTAAAGTCATTGCGGACAAAGCTAGCGCGGCGGGAATGGACCTTAAAAAAGATTTCAATCTGGACGTTGCATTTGTTGCGGCAGAAAGGCTCCCTGAATCCTTACGTACAGAAGTTGAAGAAGCTTTCGGTATGAAGGTCAGACAAGGATATGGCACCGCTGATGTTGGGTGCCTTGCTTATGAATGTCTGGAACTTGGCGGAATGCATGTATCCAGCCGTTGTTATGTAGAAATTTGTGATCCGCAAACGGGAAGCCCACTACCCATGGGCGAAATGGGCGAGGTTGTAGTTACCCCATATACTCTTTCATACCCGCTCATCCGTTTCGGAACAGGTGACCTTTCACGCATGGTCGATACGCCATGTGCTTGCGGCAGAACAGCTCCAAAGCTTGCCGGGATTCTTGGCCGCGTAGACGATACAGCCAAGGTCAAAGGACAGTTCATATACCCCACTCAAGTTGCGCAGGTAGTTGCAACATTCCCGCAGATTAAAAAACATCAGGTAGTAATTACCAACGAAGGCGGTCGCGACCTACTCACCCTGAAACTCCAGCTGAGTGCAGCCTTAGATGAAAGCGCATTTATTCCGGCATTTCAGGAAATGGTAAAACTTAGACCGACTCTGGAGCAACTTAACAGCAGTGAACAAATTGAAGACGGAGCCGCTCCCTTAGTTGATCTGCGCACATACGAGTAA